The proteins below are encoded in one region of Apium graveolens cultivar Ventura chromosome 4, ASM990537v1, whole genome shotgun sequence:
- the LOC141720188 gene encoding uncharacterized protein LOC141720188 produces MEPSSFRISSEGFCITSESNGSLVAHPQGNEAIEAANKMIFQGKKKRLGEAKESWAEELPWVLWAYRTTPRSSTGETPFRLAYGTDLLVPVKEKEAAHQRNIKYSLQAAQHYDSGIKKRSFGVGDLVLRELVTSMPTRQGNLQPKWEGPYKLMEIVHPGTYKLEILASETIKNTWHASRLRKFYQ; encoded by the exons ATGGAACCCAGTTCGTTTAGAATAAGTTCTGAAGGTTTCTGCATCACTTCGGAGTCCAACGGAAGTTTAGTCGCACATCCCCAAGGGAACGAGGCAATCGAAGCAGCAAACAAAATGATCTTTCAAGGAAAAAAGAAAAGGTTAGGTGAAGCCAAGGAAAGTTGGGCTGAAGAGCTACCTTGGGTCTTGTGGGCTTATCGAACAACACCTCGATCTTCCACCGGGGAAACTCCTTTCAGGTTGGCGTATGGAACGGATCTCCTGGTTCCGGTGAAA GAAAAAGAGGCTGCCCACCAAAGGAACATAAAATACTCACTGCAGGCAGCCCAACACTATGATTCTGGAATTAAAAAGAGGTCATTCGGCGTCGGAGATTTGGTCCTACGAGAACTAGTCACATCCATGCCTACAAGACAAGGGAATCTTCAGCCGAAATGGGAAGGGCCCTACAAACTAATGGAGATCGTTCACCCAGGAACTTACAAGCTAGAAATATTGGCTAGCGAAACAATCAAAAACACTTGGCATGCCAGTCGCCTCCGAAAATTTTATCAGTAA
- the LOC141721792 gene encoding MFP1 attachment factor 1-like: protein MTDEDFKTPPTMAEPTQPQPTNPTKPTVSFTIWPPSQRTREAVAKRLIETLSSPSVLSKRYGTIPEEEATIIAAKIEGEAFETVSGSAGPDDDGIEILQGYSKEISKRMLETVKGRSGGVVEQPQLQSGYGVMDVAESGDPETN, encoded by the coding sequence ATGACCGACGAAGATTTCAAAACGCCCCCAACAATGGCCGAACCAACCCAACCGCAACCCACCAACCCAACCAAACCCACCGTCAGTTTCACCATTTGGCCCCCCTCACAACGCACTCGCGAAGCCGTCGCCAAACGCCTCATCGAAACGCTGTCGTCTCCTTCCGTCCTGTCCAAGCGCTACGGCACGATTCCCGAGGAAGAAGCAACCATCATTGCTGCGAAGATTGAAGGGGAGGCGTTCGAGACTGTTTCGGGCTCTGCGGGGCCTGATGATGATGGGATTGAGATTCTTCAGGGGTATTCTAAGGAGATTAGTAAGCGAATGCTTGAGACTGTGAAAGGTAGATCTGGCGGGGTTGTGGAACAACCGCAATTGCAGTCGGGTTACGGTGTGATGGATGTTGCGGAAAGCGGTGATCCGGAGACTAATTAG